The genomic window GAAATACTGTACTAAGTCCAATAAAGAATTTCAGCATTTGTAAAACGCCTAGTAATCTCACTCTCAAAAAAGCAACGCAACGCTTTCATTGTGTCCTTATCATAAACGTACTTCGTCCCACCAAACTTATTACGCTTGACACTGCGTTTTGCCTCATCCATCTCTAATTTTGATTGCGGATACCAAGTTTGTAACACTTCTTTTGACCCAGGTGTGAACCGATGCGAGATTAATTCAAAAGTAAGGTCACAATCAAAATCCAGTGCCTCGTTTATCTGGTCAAACAAAGAACTATAGTGCATCTGCCAATCGTCTATCGGCATAATTGGCGCAATCACCAAGCCGACTGGATAACCGCCACCGCCACGCTCTAATGGTAGCGCCAACCGTCGCAATGCATTCAGTCTGGATGCTACGGAGGCGGTGCCACCTTCAAACTTACCAGAAATCGGTGCTGCATTAACACTCATCCGACAGCGAGTATGCCCATTGTGTGGTAAGTCGAGTAATCCATCCACAGCATCAAACTTCGATACCCAACGTAGATGTGCATTGGTACGAGTGCCAAAGTAACGGATACATTCAGCCAGACTTCCAGTTAAATGCTCAATACCCAATGGGTCTGTGTAACAGCTAACTTCAAAACTCGTGGTTTCCCCATCTTGCTCGTAGTTAGCTAAATTCTCTAATATCTGCGGTAAGTTGGCAAAAACGCGGATGACAGGTGGTCCCGACAAGCTACCAGCTAGGTAGCAGTATTGACAATGAGCCGGACAACCCTCAGCAAGGTGAAACTGCCAATCCGCAGAAGGTGGGATGGGACTCAGTTTAAAAGAACTGGGTGGTGCAGTAACCACCGCTAAGGTACGTTTGGCGATGTTGTAAGTATCCCGCTCAGACTCACCGCGCAGTCCCTT from Nostoc sp. UHCC 0926 includes these protein-coding regions:
- a CDS encoding spore photoproduct lyase family protein; this translates as MPERVLFTPAALDEVWGQQILARVQSLNLPIEKLSQNRLKGLRGESERDTYNIAKRTLAVVTAPPSSFKLSPIPPSADWQFHLAEGCPAHCQYCYLAGSLSGPPVIRVFANLPQILENLANYEQDGETTSFEVSCYTDPLGIEHLTGSLAECIRYFGTRTNAHLRWVSKFDAVDGLLDLPHNGHTRCRMSVNAAPISGKFEGGTASVASRLNALRRLALPLERGGGGYPVGLVIAPIMPIDDWQMHYSSLFDQINEALDFDCDLTFELISHRFTPGSKEVLQTWYPQSKLEMDEAKRSVKRNKFGGTKYVYDKDTMKALRCFFESEITRRFTNAEILYWT